In the Arcobacter arenosus genome, one interval contains:
- a CDS encoding Tat pathway signal protein, translating into MQESRRNFAKKTAIVVGATAVGTTVLASANSSTKAGVGSNGVVVGKSPKKEILYKKSKAWEEFYKQAL; encoded by the coding sequence ATGCAAGAGAGTAGAAGAAATTTTGCTAAGAAAACTGCAATAGTTGTTGGTGCTACTGCTGTTGGTACCACGGTGTTAGCATCTGCTAACAGTTCTACAAAGGCTGGTGTAGGATCAAATGGTGTTGTTGTAGGGAAATCTCCTAAAAAAGAGATCCTTTACAAAAAATCAAAAGCTTGGGAAGAGTTTTACAAACAAGCTTTATAA
- a CDS encoding TorD/DmsD family molecular chaperone, which translates to MNTQKINKARALYYAMFSRFFVFTTDNNRYLELITLIDTLKQNPLDESTKEAFENIRAVLKSDSNIAFMNEFDEIFHSPHTKTVRTTASYFDENIESGKKRVEMQNFLGKTKIRRDESKYTDYEDHIGFIFTVLAELCELQAQGQNEYDNLIHCIFAEILNEFVDEFSEELFEHESADIFKNVIVLLKAFIEFERIYLEVSKPNIVSKPSQTKVVEEISDEEKARRARNKAMKANGPKNKNDESCPVFVTYDVEDGI; encoded by the coding sequence ATGAATACTCAAAAAATCAATAAAGCAAGAGCTTTATATTATGCAATGTTTTCTAGATTTTTTGTTTTTACAACAGATAACAATAGATATCTAGAATTAATTACATTAATTGATACTTTAAAACAAAACCCTTTAGATGAATCTACAAAAGAGGCATTTGAAAATATTAGAGCTGTTTTAAAATCTGATTCAAATATTGCTTTTATGAATGAGTTTGATGAAATATTTCACTCTCCACATACAAAAACAGTTAGAACAACTGCATCATATTTTGATGAAAATATTGAAAGTGGTAAAAAAAGAGTTGAGATGCAAAACTTCTTAGGTAAAACAAAAATAAGAAGAGATGAATCTAAATACACTGATTATGAAGACCATATTGGTTTTATTTTTACTGTTTTAGCTGAGCTTTGTGAACTACAAGCTCAAGGTCAAAATGAATATGACAATTTAATTCATTGTATTTTTGCAGAAATTTTAAATGAATTTGTTGATGAGTTTTCAGAAGAATTATTTGAACATGAAAGTGCAGATATTTTTAAAAATGTAATTGTTTTATTAAAAGCATTTATTGAGTTTGAAAGAATATATTTAGAAGTTTCTAAACCAAATATTGTTTCAAAACCTTCACAAACTAAGGTTGTTGAAGAGATTTCAGATGAAGAAAAAGCTAGACGAGCTAGAAATAAAGCTATGAAAGCTAATGGACCAAAAAATAAAAATGATGAGTCTTGTCCTGTATTCGTAACATACGATGTGGAGGATGGAATCTAA
- the fdhD gene encoding formate dehydrogenase accessory sulfurtransferase FdhD: MDNSRYLKKIIIDRVNGDEVTEVEDVTIEEARLNVYLNGEKAISMMCIPIDQDAHAIGFLMSENVISSIDDVQEITLSEDGLRVDITAKIDENSLTNLYKEKTLVSGCGGGVTGNIAGNVEVPFNQTNFVISPEVISREVAIFYRDSELYKLTGCVHKAMLYLEDGTTVTSEDIGRHNAIDKVVGKCKIKGLDTTKSVLFVSGRLSSEMVVKAVMHKVPIVVSRTAPTHLGVMTAHTHGVTLIGFARGKKMNVYTHSGRVVG; this comes from the coding sequence ATGGATAACTCAAGATATTTAAAAAAGATTATCATTGATAGAGTAAATGGTGATGAAGTAACAGAAGTAGAAGATGTAACAATTGAAGAAGCTAGATTAAATGTATATTTAAATGGTGAAAAAGCTATTTCAATGATGTGTATACCAATAGATCAAGATGCTCATGCTATTGGGTTTTTAATGAGTGAAAATGTAATCTCTTCTATAGATGATGTTCAAGAAATCACTTTAAGTGAAGATGGATTAAGAGTTGATATAACAGCAAAAATTGACGAAAATTCATTAACTAATCTTTATAAAGAAAAAACACTAGTAAGTGGTTGCGGTGGTGGAGTAACAGGAAATATAGCAGGGAATGTTGAAGTTCCTTTTAACCAAACAAATTTTGTGATTAGTCCAGAAGTTATTAGCCGTGAAGTAGCCATTTTCTATAGAGATAGTGAACTTTATAAATTAACAGGTTGTGTACATAAAGCAATGCTTTATCTAGAAGATGGAACTACAGTAACATCTGAAGATATTGGTAGACACAATGCAATTGATAAAGTTGTTGGAAAATGTAAAATAAAAGGCTTAGATACAACAAAATCGGTTTTATTTGTATCTGGAAGATTAAGTTCAGAAATGGTTGTAAAAGCAGTTATGCATAAAGTACCAATTGTAGTTTCAAGAACTGCACCAACTCATTTAGGTGTTATGACTGCACATACACATGGAGTTACGCTTATAGGTTTTGCTAGAGGTAAAAAGATGAATGTATACACACATAGTGGAAGAGTTGTAGGATAA
- a CDS encoding formate dehydrogenase subunit alpha: protein MSQSTYDALKAKIGRRSFIKMAAVSAAAGATSAFANDGVTREATSEEVKNPFPGSKKVKTICTACSVGCGIIAEVQNGVWVRQEVAQDHPISLGGHCCKGADMIDMVRSEVRLKHPMVKEAGKWKRISWDEAYTRISDKMNALHKSVGADAVQFLGSAKMSTEQAYYFRKFAAMYGTNNIDHQARIUHSATVAGVANTWGYGAMTNSLGDIQNAKAIIIFGANPAVNHPVGFGHFLKAKERNNAKIIVVDPVFTKTAAKADHYCRIRPGTDIPFMYGMLNLIFQNGWHDKKFIADRVYGMEDIMEEAKKWTPEKVEDVTGVPAEQLIQITRLYAKSTPGTLIWAMGLTQHTIGSSNTRMAPILQLALGNMGEEGGGTNILRGHDNVQGATDMCCLSHTLPGYYGLADGSWKYFAKSWGVDYEWLKGRFRAKEWMNKPGFTLSRWWAGVLDGKDGNDKVTNGGTNLKMLFVMGNGITSVAQQAKIKEGLDNLEMLVLCDPFVNEAAILTDKQDDVFILPSATQFETSGSVTATNRTVQWRTKVVEPMYESKTDHEVMFELSKRLGFYEQFTAGMKIKDNKKDFTWPEDATNEIARIIKTIGLTGWTADRIKKHTENWHMFDQISGRGYGAMKGEYYGLPWPCWTEKHGGSPILYNINRSVVDGGMGFRNRFGLEHNGVSQLAGAGSAPKASSNKDGYPEITRDNIEAVLGITLTADEKAKIGKNWKVDTSNIIAEKCMERGIAPYGNARARAKVWTFPDQIPMHREPLHSPRQDLVKQYPSYADKANHYRVDTKYVSKQSEKDWSKEFPINLVTGRLVNMNGAGMENRASKYLAALTPEMFCEINPNLAGKLGIRDGAMMWVHSPEGTKIKVKAKYSFSVSEDRVFMPFHFAGAFQGEDMSHKYPAGTKPYATGESANTITNYGYDIITQIPETKGGLCRIEMA from the coding sequence ATGTCACAAAGTACATATGATGCACTCAAAGCAAAAATAGGTAGAAGATCATTTATTAAAATGGCTGCCGTTTCTGCTGCTGCTGGTGCAACAAGTGCTTTTGCTAATGATGGTGTTACTAGAGAAGCTACTAGTGAAGAGGTTAAAAATCCTTTTCCTGGTTCTAAAAAAGTAAAAACTATCTGTACTGCATGTTCTGTAGGATGCGGTATTATAGCTGAAGTACAAAACGGGGTTTGGGTTAGACAAGAAGTAGCTCAAGATCATCCAATTTCATTAGGTGGGCACTGTTGTAAAGGTGCTGATATGATTGATATGGTTAGATCAGAAGTTAGATTAAAACACCCAATGGTAAAAGAAGCTGGAAAATGGAAAAGAATTTCTTGGGATGAAGCTTATACAAGAATTTCTGACAAAATGAATGCCTTGCATAAATCTGTTGGAGCTGACGCAGTTCAGTTCTTAGGTTCAGCAAAAATGAGTACGGAGCAAGCTTATTACTTCAGAAAATTTGCAGCAATGTATGGAACGAATAATATAGATCACCAAGCTAGAATTTGACATAGTGCAACAGTCGCCGGTGTGGCGAATACATGGGGTTATGGCGCTATGACTAACTCACTTGGAGATATCCAAAATGCAAAAGCTATTATTATATTTGGAGCAAACCCAGCGGTTAATCACCCTGTAGGTTTTGGACATTTCTTAAAAGCAAAAGAGAGAAACAACGCAAAAATTATCGTTGTGGATCCAGTATTTACAAAAACAGCTGCAAAAGCTGATCATTATTGCAGAATTAGACCAGGTACAGATATTCCATTTATGTATGGAATGTTAAACCTTATATTCCAAAATGGATGGCACGATAAGAAATTTATCGCTGACAGAGTTTATGGAATGGAAGATATTATGGAAGAAGCTAAAAAGTGGACTCCAGAAAAAGTTGAGGACGTTACAGGAGTTCCAGCAGAGCAGTTAATTCAAATAACTAGACTTTATGCTAAATCTACTCCAGGTACATTAATTTGGGCTATGGGTCTTACTCAACACACAATTGGTTCATCTAATACAAGAATGGCTCCAATTTTACAACTTGCACTTGGAAACATGGGTGAAGAAGGTGGTGGAACAAACATCTTAAGAGGTCATGATAATGTTCAAGGTGCAACAGATATGTGTTGTTTATCTCATACATTACCAGGTTATTATGGACTTGCTGATGGTTCATGGAAATACTTCGCAAAATCTTGGGGAGTTGACTATGAGTGGCTTAAAGGAAGATTTAGAGCAAAAGAATGGATGAATAAACCAGGATTTACTCTTTCTAGATGGTGGGCTGGTGTTCTTGATGGAAAAGATGGTAACGATAAAGTAACAAATGGTGGAACAAACCTTAAAATGTTATTTGTTATGGGTAATGGTATTACTTCAGTTGCACAACAAGCAAAAATCAAAGAGGGTCTAGACAATTTAGAAATGCTAGTACTTTGTGATCCTTTTGTAAATGAAGCTGCAATTTTAACAGATAAACAAGATGATGTATTTATTTTACCAAGTGCAACACAATTTGAAACAAGTGGTTCAGTAACAGCAACAAATAGAACTGTTCAATGGAGAACTAAAGTTGTTGAGCCAATGTATGAATCTAAAACTGACCATGAAGTTATGTTTGAGTTATCAAAAAGATTAGGATTCTATGAGCAGTTTACTGCTGGAATGAAAATCAAAGATAACAAAAAAGATTTCACTTGGCCAGAAGATGCAACTAATGAGATTGCTAGAATCATCAAAACTATTGGTTTAACAGGTTGGACAGCAGATAGAATCAAAAAACATACTGAAAATTGGCATATGTTTGACCAAATTTCAGGGCGTGGATATGGTGCTATGAAGGGCGAATATTATGGATTACCATGGCCATGTTGGACGGAAAAACACGGTGGAAGCCCAATTTTATATAACATCAACAGAAGTGTAGTTGATGGAGGTATGGGATTTAGAAATAGATTTGGATTAGAACACAATGGTGTATCTCAATTAGCAGGTGCTGGAAGTGCTCCAAAAGCTTCATCTAATAAAGATGGATATCCAGAAATTACTAGAGATAACATTGAAGCAGTTCTTGGAATTACTTTAACAGCTGATGAAAAAGCAAAAATTGGTAAAAACTGGAAAGTTGATACTTCTAATATTATTGCTGAAAAATGTATGGAAAGAGGAATTGCTCCTTATGGAAATGCAAGAGCAAGAGCTAAAGTATGGACATTCCCAGATCAAATCCCAATGCACAGAGAGCCATTACACTCTCCAAGACAAGATTTAGTTAAACAGTATCCAAGTTATGCAGATAAAGCAAACCATTATAGAGTTGATACTAAATATGTTTCTAAACAGTCAGAAAAAGATTGGTCTAAAGAGTTCCCAATTAACTTGGTAACAGGAAGACTTGTAAACATGAATGGTGCAGGTATGGAAAATAGAGCAAGTAAATATCTTGCTGCATTAACTCCTGAAATGTTCTGTGAAATTAATCCTAATTTAGCTGGAAAGCTAGGAATTAGAGATGGTGCTATGATGTGGGTTCACTCACCTGAAGGTACTAAAATTAAAGTTAAAGCTAAGTATTCATTTAGTGTTAGTGAAGATAGAGTGTTTATGCCATTCCACTTTGCTGGTGCATTCCAAGGGGAAGATATGTCGCACAAATACCCAGCAGGTACAAAACCTTATGCTACTGGTGAGAGTGCAAATACAATTACAAATTACGGTTACGACATCATTACTCAGATTCCTGAGACAAAAGGTGGTTTATGTCGAATCGAAATGGCCTAA
- the fdh3B gene encoding formate dehydrogenase FDH3 subunit beta encodes MSNSEKARLKFYCDEQRCIACDGCSVACAEAHELPAGINRRKVITMNEGIENLEYSLSIACMHCTDAPCEQVCPVDCFYIREDGIVLHDKEKCIGCGYCLYACPFGAPQFPQDGAFGTKGAMDKCTMCAGGPLETNSEHERELYGQNRIAEGKVPVCAAMCSTKALLVGDSQEVSKIYRQRVLSSGHGVKVQPYGWSTAYSSNI; translated from the coding sequence ATGAGTAATAGTGAAAAAGCTAGATTAAAATTTTATTGCGATGAACAAAGATGTATCGCATGTGATGGTTGTTCGGTTGCTTGTGCAGAAGCTCATGAGTTACCAGCAGGTATCAATAGAAGAAAAGTAATTACAATGAATGAAGGTATTGAAAACCTTGAGTATTCATTATCAATTGCTTGTATGCATTGTACAGATGCACCTTGTGAACAAGTTTGTCCAGTAGATTGTTTCTACATTAGAGAAGATGGAATTGTTTTACACGATAAAGAAAAATGTATTGGTTGTGGCTATTGTTTATATGCTTGTCCTTTCGGAGCTCCTCAATTTCCTCAAGATGGTGCATTTGGTACTAAAGGTGCTATGGATAAATGTACAATGTGTGCTGGTGGTCCACTTGAAACAAATAGTGAACATGAAAGAGAACTTTATGGGCAAAATAGAATTGCTGAAGGTAAAGTTCCTGTTTGTGCAGCTATGTGTTCGACAAAAGCACTATTAGTTGGTGATTCTCAAGAAGTGTCTAAAATCTATAGACAAAGAGTATTATCATCTGGACATGGTGTTAAAGTTCAACCATATGGATGGTCGACAGCATATAGTTCAAATATATAA
- a CDS encoding formate dehydrogenase subunit gamma, with the protein MKTKYIVLTLLTLSALAFGANADSAIWGKDLVPNILGYDKEGSLHLGPLFTLLQGKYFSIAFLAILFGVPAVFALHYFIIGPKIFSHDRKKIKVFNMFHRLIHWIAGFSFLVLIPTGFVMIFGSVFEGGAFVRICKELHAIATVFFAISVIPMTIMWIREMLPTMDDVKWMMILGGYLSKVKRPIPAGKFNAGQKMWFWVCTFGGILMILTGAAMYFQDFTLPVLATYGITQIDFLRACAIIHNVMGMAVAALFFTHVYMSMFAIKGAIHSMISGYKEEEEIEILHSSYYKKLKEQKQL; encoded by the coding sequence ATGAAAACGAAATATATAGTTTTAACTCTATTGACTCTATCAGCATTAGCCTTTGGTGCTAATGCAGATAGTGCAATATGGGGAAAAGACTTAGTACCAAACATTTTAGGTTATGATAAAGAGGGTTCATTGCATCTTGGACCTTTATTTACACTTTTACAGGGTAAATATTTTTCTATTGCATTTTTAGCGATTTTGTTTGGTGTACCTGCAGTTTTCGCTTTACACTATTTTATTATTGGACCTAAAATATTTTCTCATGATAGAAAAAAAATTAAAGTATTCAATATGTTTCATAGATTGATTCACTGGATTGCTGGATTTTCATTTTTAGTACTTATCCCAACAGGATTTGTAATGATATTTGGTTCAGTATTTGAAGGTGGAGCTTTTGTAAGAATCTGTAAAGAGTTACATGCAATTGCAACAGTGTTCTTTGCTATTTCTGTTATTCCAATGACAATCATGTGGATAAGAGAGATGTTACCAACAATGGACGATGTAAAATGGATGATGATTCTAGGTGGATACTTAAGTAAAGTAAAAAGACCAATTCCTGCAGGTAAATTTAATGCAGGTCAAAAAATGTGGTTTTGGGTTTGTACTTTTGGTGGGATTTTAATGATTCTAACTGGTGCAGCAATGTATTTTCAGGACTTCACTCTTCCTGTACTTGCTACATATGGTATAACACAAATCGATTTTTTAAGAGCATGCGCAATTATTCACAATGTAATGGGAATGGCTGTAGCTGCATTATTCTTTACTCACGTATATATGTCAATGTTTGCAATTAAAGGTGCAATTCATTCGATGATTAGTGGGTATAAAGAGGAAGAAGAGATTGAAATTCTTCACAGCTCTTATTACAAAAAGTTAAAAGAGCAAAAACAATTATAA